GCCGGCAGCTAATTGCACATAGGCCAGCGAGAAGAGGTACGCGTAGACAAAGAGATGGAAGCCACCTCGCCAGGTGCCACTGGGCGATCTTGACTTCAGTGGTTTCAGGCAGAGTGGTAGTAGAGCGAGTGCACCTGCGAGCAAGCGAATTGTGGTGAAGGAATCAGGGTCGATATCGCCACTCCGTAGCGCCAGGCGGCACAAGACAGAGTTTGCTGCGAAAGCGATCAAGCTGAAGATCGTTGCAGCTAACCACAGCCATGTCTGCTCCCCGGTTTGCAGCACGCTATCTCTGCTTCTCAACACGACGTGGCCCTCAGGTTTGTTGCTTTGAGTCGGAGGTTACTCAGCAGAACGAGCGTCAAGCTTCAACTGGAGGAAAGTCAGATCCAACCACGTCCCAAACTTCACTCCGACCTCTCTCAATTTACCCGCATGCTCGAACCCAAGCCGCTCATGCAGACGAATCGAAGCGAGGTTTTCCGCCTCGATGCCTGCCACCATTACGTGCTTACCGATGCTGCGCGCCCGGTCTACAAGCGCCGAAAGCAGGTGCTTGCCTATGCCATTGCCCCGCTGATCCGCACGAACATAGATGGAATGCTCCACGGTGTGCCGGTAGCCATCCCACGCTCTCCAATCGCCAAAGGAGGCGTATCCCAGGACATTGTTCCCGGTATCAATAGCGACCAGTACCGGGTAGCCCGCTCGCGCCCTATCAGCAAGCCAGGCTCGGCGGTTGTTGGTATCGACCTTCGCGTCATTCCAGATGGCGGTAGAGTTCTCAACAGCATCGTTGTAAATGGCTGTGATCCCTGCGATGTGGTCGCCTGTGGCATTAATAATTTTCATGGGAACCTCTTCGCGGCCTCGTCACTATAGTGGATTGAATATCCATCATAGTGAACGATAAGGCAATATGTTATCGCTCGCTGCGTCAGAAAGGATCGAGATTTTTGCCTAAACCCTCTAGATATAGGCATTAGATGGGGGGTTAGAAACCATTTCGAGGCTGGAAGCGCCAAAAGTGACGTATTACTATAGTAGTACGAAAACCTCCTCCACTGATGAGGCCACGACACCCAAGCGATAATCACTGATGAATAACGAAATTGACCTGCAAATTGGCGCTCGGATCAGGATCGAGCGAGAAAGC
The genomic region above belongs to Pseudomonas sp. PSKL.D1 and contains:
- a CDS encoding GNAT family N-acetyltransferase, yielding MKIINATGDHIAGITAIYNDAVENSTAIWNDAKVDTNNRRAWLADRARAGYPVLVAIDTGNNVLGYASFGDWRAWDGYRHTVEHSIYVRADQRGNGIGKHLLSALVDRARSIGKHVMVAGIEAENLASIRLHERLGFEHAGKLREVGVKFGTWLDLTFLQLKLDARSAE